In Drechmeria coniospora strain ARSEF 6962 chromosome 03, whole genome shotgun sequence, the DNA window AAACGGCAGGCAGGTGCTGCGGGCGGCACTTTCCTGCAGAATCGACCCCACTGCCCGATATCGGCGGAGCCGGCATGGCAAGCGCAGCCCACTCATTGCCCGACCCTCTCCTGCCCAAAAGCTTgttggccgacgagcttcaAACTCCTTCATCACCAAGGCGATTGCGTTCAAGCTTCACGACCATCCAAGGTAATTTCGAATCCATCATCTCTACTGCTTGCCTCGAGACCCGTCAACAGGCTGTCAGCTTCCGACGCCGTAGCCGTACCAGCAAGCatccttccccccccccccccccctcagCATCACCATGGCTGCCTTTCCTCCACCGCCCACCAACTCGATCGACTGGTCCAACGTCGGATTCCGGGTCCGCGAAGGTACGTAAAGGCTCAATAGGTCGAGATATTTCTGCCACAAGCTCGGCCGATGGCGACTTGGGTCTCACGTGGACGGCAGTGAACGGCCACATCGAATCGACCTACTCGCACACGACGGGGAAATGGACGCCCCTCCGCTTCGTTGCGGACCCCTTCATGCGCATCCACGGCATGGCGCCGGCCCTCAACTACGGTcaacaggcctacgagggCCTCAAGGCCTTCCGCGAccccggcgacggcggcatcgccatcttTCGCCCGGACCGGAACGCGCTGCGGCTGCAGCactcggccgacgtggcctCGATGCCGCGCGTCCCCGCCGAGATGTTCCTCGAGGCCTgccgtgccgccgtcgcgctgAACGCGGGCTTCGTCCCGCCTCACGAGACGGGTGCCGCCATGTACGTCCGACCCCAGCTCTACGGCTCGAGCGCCCAGCTCGGCCTCACGGCGCCGGACGAGTACACGTTCTGCGTCTTCGTCATCCCCACGGGCGTCTACCACGGCACCCACCCGGTCAAGgccctcatcctcgacgagttTGACCGTGCCGCGCccaacggcaccggcagcgCCAAGGTCGGCGGCAACTACGCGCCCGTGCTGCGTTGGAGCGACAAGGCTCGACGCGACGGCTACGGCATCACGCTGCACCTCGACAGCGCCAAGCACGAGGAGGTGGACGAGTTCAGCACGAGCGGcttcatcggcatcgtcgctgacaatggccttgacggcgaggTGACGCTCGTCGTGCCCGACTCGTCGTGCGTCATCGACAGCGTCACGAGCGACAGCGTCCAGCAGATGGCCCGCAGCTACGGCTGGAAGACGGAGAAGCGGTCCATCAAGTACGGCGAGCTGCCGCGCTTCACCGaggtcatggccgccggTACGGCCGCCGCGCTGGTCCCGATCCGCTCCATCACCCGGCGCACGACGGCCGGTTCGGCAAAACTGCCGGCCGGCCCGCGCgtgacgacggacggcgagTCGGAAACCGTCACCTACATTGCCGAGACGCaggaggatgccggcgccgtctgTCTCAAGCTACTGACGCACCTCAAGGCCATCCAGCTGGGCAAGGTCAAGGACGAGTTTGGCTGGCGATGCGCCGTCACCGAGAAGGACTTGACGATCGAGGGCGCCACGGTGGAGACGAGGAAGAACGGTGAGGAACAGACGGTGGATGAGCTGGACTAAGGTGCATGACATCACGGTCATGCGGCATCTATTCACCTACGACGGGGGCCACGATACCGACGATGTCGGCTGGGAGACAGGCGCCGCTTCGAGGACGAA includes these proteins:
- a CDS encoding branched-chain-amino-acid aminotransferase, encoding MAAFPPPPTNSIDWSNVGFRVREVNGHIESTYSHTTGKWTPLRFVADPFMRIHGMAPALNYGQQAYEGLKAFRDPGDGGIAIFRPDRNALRLQHSADVASMPRVPAEMFLEACRAAVALNAGFVPPHETGAAMYVRPQLYGSSAQLGLTAPDEYTFCVFVIPTGVYHGTHPVKALILDEFDRAAPNGTGSAKVGGNYAPVLRWSDKARRDGYGITLHLDSAKHEEVDEFSTSGFIGIVADNGLDGEVTLVVPDSSCVIDSVTSDSVQQMARSYGWKTEKRSIKYGELPRFTEVMAAGTAAALVPIRSITRRTTAGSAKLPAGPRVTTDGESETVTYIAETQEDAGAVCLKLLTHLKAIQLGKVKDEFGWRCAVTEKDLTIEGATVETRKNGEEQTVDELD